gctctcttatgatcccattcatttgatttgtttttggtgtttctgcaggttttatataacattgtggttctaaaagcagcacatcagtgcagctggtttcaaagagttaattatcagaaacaatagttaaaagacccttaaattaatttagaaaaaatatagtaatttactgatgtggaaaataagaaatttactcttactcttacttttacttaaagtaaatttaaaagcatttacttttggatacttaagtacctttaaaagcaagtacttttctactcttactcgagtaatattttgactgagctacttttacttgtaacggagtaaattttgaccagtagtatttgtactcttactcaagtactggggtcgagtactctgtccacctctgcagtTAAGTGTGTTCACTCTGCAGCTGACACAAACACGCACGAGTGcagacacacatgtacacatatatgtatacatatatgtaaaacataaaaatatacagtacgtttaaaaaaatatgacaaatatATGTGGAGaaacaataatgtaaattcatagagttataaatgggtaggaactaggaaaaagtgtagacttcttcctactcctttttacgaacatatgtgaatatgaagatgttactgtttacttttttttttttttttttaatttttttatatacatgttcgaaataaagattgattgattgattgattgattgattgattgattgattgattgattgattgattgattgattgattgattcattgattcattgattcattcattcattcattcattcattcattcattcattcattcattctggcTTTCTTACTACTTTATTGACTAAATATgatgatctgtaattaattatcCCCCTCACCTCCTTTACTATTGTTTAAGTGAACTTTGCTGTAGAGGAGCCTGTTATTTGTTCATGTGTATTATTGTAACTACAGTATTCTCTATCTTAAAGTATGACGAAAGGAAAACTTAAACCTCTGATCGTTTCTCGACTCAGTGTAACGTGTCTGTGCGTGACCCCATGAAAAGCTTAAGTGTTGTGAAGGAGTGACTTGTTTAGTTCTTTGCCTTATCTAGTAAAGGTATTGTTTATAGAAATGGTTCTGTGAGTCAGTTTCAAGGCTCTGGGCAAACTATGAATTCTTTTGGTAATTGAAGGGCCAAATGAAGCAAGAAATTAAAATCGACATGTCTTTCCAGTCAACAGCATAAACCTTAAAATGTATTCCACCTCCTTCAttctcttcctttcttcccttctAAACTGCTGTTCATATGCATCCACATTGGGCAGAATCTCAGTGAGACACCATGTCCTTTGGTCGGCACGAATGTGGTGCAGCAGACTCTTGCATTTCTCAGTGGAACAGATCCGACTGCTACCAGCTGCCAGCTGCTCTAAAAAACAACTTGTTCCTTCCCCCTGACATGGTGAAGAGCGTGCCGTGTTGCCGTCTCGTCTCCTCATGCTGCTTCATAGGTGCTGCGTGAGGCCGTCAAAGCCACGCGGCAGATGTGCAGGGAGAAGGAGATTTTTGAATTTTTTAGACACCTCGATTTAAAATTTCATGGCCTGGTTATTTGTCATACTTGACatgccattttcattcattttttattaGATTTTGAATCTGAGTTTGTAAGAGTATCTTCTGTAGCTGATAATGTGAGGGATCGTAACATCCTCTGGATCTTGGCTTCAGCTCTGGTTACCCTGAAAGATGGATGTGATAAAAGCCCGTGCGTACACCTTGCTACTGCCATCTGCTCCCTGTTCTCTGTTTGTCTAACAAGTTATGTTTACATAAAAAACACGGTGGCTCCCCTGAATACCACTCAATATCACCATAGCATTAGCACATGTGACACTTAACACACGTCTAACACGAGCATTGGGGAGAAAACGGGAAGACTTCATGTCACCGTGTCTGGTGTGTGTGACTCTTCACGGATGTACAGCAGACCCATCTCAAACAAACCCCAGATTAAACTGCAGATTTTTTCATCCTTGCTATATCTGAGTCTCTTACAAGGCAATAGGAATCCTTTATTACCTAACTTCTGACATTAAATCCTGTTCAAGGCGTACTTACTTTAagacagtggttcccaaccttttttccatgcagcccccctacttgtgtctaagaccagccgggccccccgacccgtacgtactggcaccaaaagagtaaagttattcgttacaaacctttaattgaaaaaatgaacattatgtttttttgatacatttctctttggtttaccctgtactttatttttctcaccttccttttgtgtcaccaatgtataaaatacgcacaaaaaattattgcaaggacataaaaatatttctgaaaaatgtctcttttaatatgagagcaaaatgttttaacatttttcctttaacaacctgtcggagtagtagtatgattaaatgttgaataatgatataataatacgtttttaagtttttatcctgataaaaaaCTTTACTTAacgtattttaaaatgaccaaaatatatttctaagtgggtttatacagacttggatgactgtattccattaggtgtgttattattatttttttatttaattaacatgtgcaaatataatttttacaactgcatatcctcgaagcagacaaagtttcgcgcccccccccagagatctctggcggccccccagggggggcccggaccccaggttgggagacactgctttaAGAGACAAATAATATTGATCTTGCTGGATGCAAATGGAAGTATGCCctcaaaaaatagaataaaatgaaataaatcaacGTGCACAAGCATGGCCAttatgtgttatacatcaacaaATCAGGACCTTTTCCTCTTCAAAAGCAGAATTACAGATTAGGAATGTTAAGTCAAACAGCTTCTGATGTTGTTATATGAGAAGGCTTAAAGCGAATCTCAGTTTTGCCGAGAGTCATTTCATGGAATTTATGAATATATTGCGCTGCTGTGTACATGTAGAAATATAGCACAGGAAATAAGAATTCATGAATGCAAACCCTCATAAACTACCCAACACACAACCACTCTTAACTCAGATATGTTTGTCTTGGTTCCGGCGTAAACACTCTGACTCCATTAAAATGGATGACGTCTGCAATAAAAAGATTGACAGATGAGTCAACTTCCCCGGTCCCCGTTTTGGATCAGTCGGCACAGTCGGAGCCTGACAGCTGTCGTGCTGAGGCAGGTGCTTTATGTTCATTTCCTGAACATTTCAATCTGCTGATTAATTACTGGCCTCACTGTGAAGCAATGAAAAGCCAGGACAAAGACTACAGATATTTATCAAGCCACATTAACGTCAGATGAAGAGAATTTGCAGCTCAGAGttgacactgttttttttttttttttggagggggggCACAAAATCagctatttttattgtatttttacaaATCAGGGAGCAATATTTCCAGGTGTAAACTATGTtggtttgtgtgtctgcaggttaAACATATCTTCACATCACAGACATGCAAATGCTAACCCATGGAATGCAGAGTCGTTGCACAGATTTGAATAATCCCTTCGATACCATCTAAAAACACCCTCCTGCAGAGATTCAAGAAGGAAACTCACATGAGGGCaacttttatttatcatatttatAAAATCTAGCTTCATCGTGTGGTAATCCCAATGCATCCTAAAATAACAGCACATATGTGGCAGAGATAAGAAATCACCTAAAATCAGTTTCAAAACAGTTTGGGTTTAATTGTGAGGCTCCATTCACATTGTTGCAAAGGCTCAGGGAAAATATGCACTTGCAAAACTCTGCTTAAAAGGACACGGCAATGGCAACATCAGTAACACCGCATCAGTAACACTGCAATAGTTATATAAAAAGCATTACATGAATTAGAAGGTGCTGTGTGAACAGTTGTGTGTTTGTCACACATGTATCACAGTGTTGATTTAAAAAGCTGAAAATCTGcatatggaaaaacaaaaagacagaaGCTCAGCGTGAAACGGAACTGCTGACTTGTCATGCATAAATGATAAGGGCTGTAACGATTGGCAGCAACAAACATGCCGACTCAATGGCTTGCATCCTAAATTATAGcctcatataaatatatatatatatatatatatatatatatatatatatatatatatatatatatatatatatatatatatatatatatatatatatatatatatatatggattgGTCGCCTCTCGATCATTAGTAAAACTGTAATAAACTTGTCATGACTGCAAGCAGTCAGAAAGATCATTCTGTCACGATTGTCATACTAGAAAAATTACACAAGTTTACAAAGAACCTCCCTGAAAAATTATTACAAGGTGATCCAAAAAATGTCCCTGCTGGCAAACACGGCTCCAATTTTactcacaaaaaaatgaaagacaGAGGACTGGACTGATAAATCTGTCCTGCTGAGCGCTGTGGTCAATATGTGACCGGCATGTCAGCGATCTCAGCGTGGGTGCTCTTGTGTTTTCGGTGACCAGTGTCCTCGTTCGTCATTGTGCTGTCGTTGCTCTGTGCCTCAGAAGCCCTTTCTTGTAAACAAGCAGTCTCCCAAAACTGCTACAGTCAAACACCAGTATCTGAGCCATCTGGGAAGAAGAGAAATCACTCCCACGGAATGATGTCTTTCCTCCGTCAGCCGGCAGTGGGAGAAGTTTCTGGTAAACACTTCACATTGGATGGATAGGAAAGGAGGGAGCCTGAGTGGGGCACCAGTGGAGCGCAAATCAAGGAATGTGTTGACGTGTTTAAGAATTCCATTCTCTTAAAAACTGGATTGCAGTCACACCAGAGAGGTTATAAATGCAAATGTATTGTTGTTGCTGTCACTGACAAAGTTGATTCGGCACTGCTCCAGTCGGGCAATATCCCCAATGTCCAGCTCGGACAGTAACTGAGTCGGGTCTGTGGTTGTTGTTAAAACCTTTCCTCGCAGTTCCTCCATATCCTCTTCTGCTTCCTCCACGTCCTCCCTCGCATCTTTGCCCTCCTTttcgccctcctcctcctcctcttcttcctctgtgATGGAGCAGAGGCGGGCAGCGCTCCCGGGGTTTTCGGCAGGCGGTCTGTAGTGGCACTGTCCGTTCAGCAGCCTCCTCAGCGGCATCAGGGGCACCACCTCCTCccccagcagctgctgctggcagTGCCGGAAATCACTCTGACGCTTCAGACGCTTGAACTCGTTGAAGGCAGAGGTGGCATTCTGGTAGAGGCTGCGTGCAATGGCTTGGGCCTTCTCCGACTTGCTGACCAGGACTGCGTGACACCGAAGAACCACTGCCATGTTCTTGACCTGATGCCTGTAGATCCAAGCCAGGATTTTGGGCCGGTATGGGTCTGCTGCACAATAAGTGATTCTGTTCAGAGAATAAAGATGGATAGGCTTCTTTTCCCCAGATTTGTCAGCACTCATCCGAATGCCTTGTGATCCCACTGTTAACCTCATCTTGACACTCTGCTCCCCATAGTTGCTCCTCGCCCAGATCTTGGCCACGGCCTCCTGAGTGCAGCCGTCCCCCTTTGCCGTGATTGTGACCACGCTCCCTAGGTAACGCACATTGTAAACAGGCTCCTCTTTGTTCAGTTGTACCTTTTGCCTTTTAGTATGGAAAATGCTGCCCATCCATTCAAAGGGACAGTCGGGGAGTAAGTCAGGACAGGAGCGCAGGAGAGAGGTGAGGATGGAGTGGTAGGTCAGCCCAGTCCCCAGACTCTTGGACTTACTCTTGGCATCGTCCTCCACCAGAACAAACTTATTCCTTCTCCAGGGCAGCATGGTGTGGAAGGTGTTGGAGCGAATTTGCCCCTCTGCTGTTGCTTTTCTTCTTGTCAGCTCAGGCAAGAACTCTGCATGCGAGTGAGAGTGAAAAAGCAAACAAGCTGCTTTGCGAAGCTCAGAGGAAAGACTGAGAGCTGGGAGCCTCAGCCGGTCCGTTTCCTCCGTCGCTCCTCCTTCctctcccctcctctcctccctctctctctctctccggtgCTGTCTGCATCACGCAGCCCTGATCAGTGCAGGAGTTTTAGAGCGGCTCTCGGGCACCCTAACCCCCTCCCTGCTTCATTGTTTTGCTTCCATATGGCTCCCTACCAGAATGTTATTCATCCTCACCGCTGCACTGAGGTATTGCTGTTATTCTCATAAACCTGAGGATGACAGTAACACCA
This is a stretch of genomic DNA from Cololabis saira isolate AMF1-May2022 chromosome 12, fColSai1.1, whole genome shotgun sequence. It encodes these proteins:
- the fam43b gene encoding protein FAM43B produces the protein MLPWRRNKFVLVEDDAKSKSKSLGTGLTYHSILTSLLRSCPDLLPDCPFEWMGSIFHTKRQKVQLNKEEPVYNVRYLGSVVTITAKGDGCTQEAVAKIWARSNYGEQSVKMRLTVGSQGIRMSADKSGEKKPIHLYSLNRITYCAADPYRPKILAWIYRHQVKNMAVVLRCHAVLVSKSEKAQAIARSLYQNATSAFNEFKRLKRQSDFRHCQQQLLGEEVVPLMPLRRLLNGQCHYRPPAENPGSAARLCSITEEEEEEEEGEKEGKDAREDVEEAEEDMEELRGKVLTTTTDPTQLLSELDIGDIARLEQCRINFVSDSNNNTFAFITSLV